The sequence CGGCAAAACAGCATGCTGCTGGTCTATTTGGAACGACCTGCTTTGCGGCACTGAAAGTCCATTTACACTAAATGACTGGCTGCCGGTGGCAATCATGCCCATGGTCTGCCAGTTTTTCCGGATGGCCACTTCCCCGGGTAAAAAAAGGAAGGACAGAATAACCGGACTTCCATCTGGATGTTTCAATGGGCGGCCATCTTCTTCTATGGTGCAATTCGCAGTAAAGGCTGTAGCCAGGGTAGCACCAGTGGCATAACTCCAGAAGCCGGTAATTTCGTAATGGTCGCCCTTCTTTTTGGCAACCCCCGAAGCGTTGCCACTTCCTGCCAGGCAGGCCGCCTGCCCATTAAAAACGGTCGGGACTATTGCCGGGTCCAGGAAGCCGATAAACCAACCGGCTCCGGCACAAAGCGTAACCGTCCAGCCTGTTGCGCCATCTGCCCAGGCAAGGCCTTCCTCCAAAAGCAGGGCTTCGGGAAGGGTATAGCCTAATCCTCCAAATCGTTCCGGCACCAATAACTTAAACCAATGCTGCCCATGTATGACCTGCAGCTGGACTGGATGCAATTCCTGCAGCTTTTCTGCTTCCGGGGCAAATTGCCGGAGCTGCTTTACTGCCTCTGGGGATAGTATGGCTGATGGATGGGGAATTGTAAGCATATGTAAACATATTGACTAAAATAAACAGGGTAAGTAACCGTTTAGTACATTTAATTGAAAGGTATTAAGGTTTTCATTATTATATAATTCATGAAGAAGATAGCCAGCTTCGCTTTTATCCTTTTTATCCAGTGTTGTGTATGCCCCTTTATACTTAAATCCCAGGATATCCAGCGGATTAACCTGATACCGCAACCCCAGTTGGTGATTGAAAATAAAGGGTCATTTCTTTGGACCGGCAAAACACCGGTATATGCAGATCCTGTTTTCCAGAAAGTTGCCCAGTTGTTCACCGAGCAGGCCGCCTTGTCCGCTCCCCGCCCGGCTTCCAGTAATATGAATACGGGAATTCCGGCTATTGTATTTCGCAAACAAAAGTTTCCTGATACCGCCAGTGCTGAATCTTATAAAATTACCATCAAACAGAAACAGGTAGATATCCTTGCCGCCACCGAACTGGGTGCGCTGAGGGCCATGTTTACCATTTTGCAATTGCGGCTCTTACAAACCGAACAGAGCCTGATTCCCTGTGGCGAAATTACCGATGCTCCCCGATTTACTTACCGCGGACTGCACCTGGATGTATCGCGCAATTTTTTCCCTATTCCTTTCCTGGAAAAACTGCTCGATATGATGGCCTTGTATAAACTCAATACATTCCATTGGCATTTGACCGATGGCCCGGGCTGGCGCCTGGAAATAAAGAAATATCCGCAACTGACGAAAAAGGCTGCCTGGCGTACCCATAACAGCTGGAAAGAGTGGTGGAATAATGGCCGTTTGTATTCGGCTGAAGGCGCCCCTGATGCCTACGGCGGGTATTATACCCAGCAGCAGGCAAAAGCCCTGGTCAGCTATGCGGCAAGGCGTGGTATAACCATCATCCCTGAAATTGAAATGCCCGGGCACGCTGAAGAAGTACTGGCTGTACTACCTGGCCTGGCCTGCTCCGGCAAACCGTATACACAAGGCGAGTTTTGCATTGGCAACGATAGCACCTTCGTTTTTATGGAAGATGTTTTGAATGAAGTGATGCAGGTTTTTCCCTCTTCGTATATACATATTGGTGGTGATGAGGTTGACAAGAAAGCCTGGAAGGAATGTCCGAAATGCCAATCCCGCATCACAATGGAACACCTGAAAGATGAACATGAACTGCAGAGCTATGCCATACACAGGATGGATACCTTCTTAACCGCACATGGCAGGAAATTGCTGGGCTGGGATGAAATACTGGAAGGCGGATTAACTCCGGGTGCTACAGTCATGAGCTGGCGGGGCGAAGCTGGTGGCATCGCAGCTGCTAAAATGGGGCAGGATGTAATAATGACCCCGGGTGCTTATTGTTATTTTGACGCCTACCAGGCTAACCCGGCTTCACAACCAGAAGCGATCGGCGGCTTTCTGCCTGTTGCTAAAGTGTATGGGTACGACCCGGTTCCAAACAGTTTAACAAGCACGGAGGCCAGCCATATTAAGGGCGTACAGGCTAATGTCTGGACTGAATATATCCCTACCGCTGAACACCTGGAGTATATGATTTTCCCCAGGATGCTGGCCTTATCTGAAGTTAGCTGGACCAGCCTGCAACAAAAAGACTGGAACAATTTCCAGGGAAGGCTGCAACACCATTACCTTTTAATGCAACGCAGGTTCATTAATTATTACCGGCCTATGCCAGTGCTTGATATCAGTTCTGTTTCGGATACCATCGGCAAAATCAGCCGCGTAACTATTTCATCGGAACAATTCAAACCAGAGATCCACTTCACTACCAATGGCAGTGACCCGGTGAAAGGCAGCCCGATTTATATGGCCCCGATTGAGGTTAAAGGCATCGCGACTATAAAAGCAGCAATCCTGAATCCGGTTACGGGCAAAATGGGTCCGGTGAGCGCTCGCCAGACAGCTTACCATAAAGCCGTTGGCGCCTCAGTGAAGTACAACCTCCCTTTTAGTAATAGTTATGTGGCACTGCGTGAGTATACGCTGGTGAATGGACAAACAGGGTCTTTTACTTATGGCGACGGACAATGGCAGGGCTTTGAAGGCAACGACATGGATATCACCATTGAATTGCAACAGTTATCGGACGTTAACAAAATCGCCGTGAACTTCATGCAGATCACCGGACCGGGTGTTTATATGCCCGCTTATGTGGAATACAGTTGGTCAAAAGACGGGAAGAACTTTAGTTCACCGGTCCGGATCGCGAATATTGTTCCGGAAACGGAATCCAAACTGGTCATCAAACCCTTTGAAGTAATGGTGAACGACAAGGTGAAATTCATTCGCATAAAAGCGCCGAACGATAAGCACGCTTTTTTATTCGCTGATGAAGTGCTGGTGAATTAAGGTTTTATAACGCCGGTCAACTTGTAAATTTTACCATCCGGTTTGGTCATAATGTATAATTCACCCTTTGCATCCCGGCCGAAATGCAGGTCTACCCGGCTGGTATTACACAGCTCCCGCAGGGTCTTTAGCTGGCCACTTAACGAGACCTGCCATTCATGGATCGTGGCTTGCTTTCCCGGTCTCAATTCAGCCATATTTACATAGAACAACCTGCCTGATGGAATATCCCCAAAAAAATATTTCCCTTTCAGTCCGGGAACAGCACTACCCTGGTATTCATATCCACCTGAGATCGCCGCGGTTCCGTTATTATGGTCATATTCCACCACCGGGTAAGTAATATGATAGCTGCTGTCATTTGCAGGAAGTGGATAGGCCTTTTCCCAGTTTTCTGGTTCCACCATGAAATTTCCTTCCCTGATAGGCCAGCCGAAATCCTGGCCAGACTTTACCAGGTTGAGCGACTCAATATTTGCACCGCCGATATTACTGGCCAGCATGTCACCTTTTTTGCTCCAGGTGATCCGGTGCGGGTTCCTGAATCCATAAGCATAGATCTCATGTATGGCATCCTCCG comes from Flavihumibacter fluvii and encodes:
- a CDS encoding beta-N-acetylhexosaminidase, with amino-acid sequence MKKIASFAFILFIQCCVCPFILKSQDIQRINLIPQPQLVIENKGSFLWTGKTPVYADPVFQKVAQLFTEQAALSAPRPASSNMNTGIPAIVFRKQKFPDTASAESYKITIKQKQVDILAATELGALRAMFTILQLRLLQTEQSLIPCGEITDAPRFTYRGLHLDVSRNFFPIPFLEKLLDMMALYKLNTFHWHLTDGPGWRLEIKKYPQLTKKAAWRTHNSWKEWWNNGRLYSAEGAPDAYGGYYTQQQAKALVSYAARRGITIIPEIEMPGHAEEVLAVLPGLACSGKPYTQGEFCIGNDSTFVFMEDVLNEVMQVFPSSYIHIGGDEVDKKAWKECPKCQSRITMEHLKDEHELQSYAIHRMDTFLTAHGRKLLGWDEILEGGLTPGATVMSWRGEAGGIAAAKMGQDVIMTPGAYCYFDAYQANPASQPEAIGGFLPVAKVYGYDPVPNSLTSTEASHIKGVQANVWTEYIPTAEHLEYMIFPRMLALSEVSWTSLQQKDWNNFQGRLQHHYLLMQRRFINYYRPMPVLDISSVSDTIGKISRVTISSEQFKPEIHFTTNGSDPVKGSPIYMAPIEVKGIATIKAAILNPVTGKMGPVSARQTAYHKAVGASVKYNLPFSNSYVALREYTLVNGQTGSFTYGDGQWQGFEGNDMDITIELQQLSDVNKIAVNFMQITGPGVYMPAYVEYSWSKDGKNFSSPVRIANIVPETESKLVIKPFEVMVNDKVKFIRIKAPNDKHAFLFADEVLVN
- a CDS encoding acyl-CoA dehydrogenase yields the protein MLTIPHPSAILSPEAVKQLRQFAPEAEKLQELHPVQLQVIHGQHWFKLLVPERFGGLGYTLPEALLLEEGLAWADGATGWTVTLCAGAGWFIGFLDPAIVPTVFNGQAACLAGSGNASGVAKKKGDHYEITGFWSYATGATLATAFTANCTIEEDGRPLKHPDGSPVILSFLFLPGEVAIRKNWQTMGMIATGSQSFSVNGLSVPQSRSFQIDQQHAVLPDPIYQFPFLQLAETTLAVNSSGMAHRFIELCEPLVHSRTNARMITMLEESRMQLEAIRRRFYHLIGVAWEDCIKQQLISTAILQNISHTSRELAGTALLVTHTLYPYCGMQAADPATEINRVWRNLHTASQHSLLISN